From the genome of Caloenas nicobarica isolate bCalNic1 chromosome 14, bCalNic1.hap1, whole genome shotgun sequence, one region includes:
- the TRAP1 gene encoding heat shock protein 75 kDa, mitochondrial: protein MAAAWRRGRCLALLLRPGARPAAKGAACLQRQIPRHWSLRYNVSATSISAFRMYSTQTAESKEEEPLHTIISNTENVKGAASKHEFQAETKKLLDIVARSLYSEKEVFIRELISNGSDALEKLRHRLMAEGKALPEMEIHLQTDSGKGTITIQDTGIGMTQEELVSNLGTIARSGSKAFLDALQNQAEASSKIIGQFGVGFYSAFMVADKVEVFSQSAEPGSPGYHWSSDGSGMFEIAEASGVRTGTKIIIHLKEDCKEFANEDRVKEVVTKYSNFISFPLYLNGRRINTLQALWMLDPKDIGEWQHEEFYRFIAQAYDKPRYILHYKTDAPLNIRSIFYVPEQKPSMFDISREMGSSVALYSRKILIQTKAADILPKWLRFLRGVVDSEDIPLNLSRELLQESALIRKLRDVLQKRVIKFFIDQSKKDPEKYAKFFEDYGVFMREGIVTIAEQDVKEDIAKLLRYESSALPAGQLTSLNDYASRMKAGSRNIYYLCAPNRHLAEHSPYFEAMKKKEMEVLFCYEQFDELTLLHLREFDKKKLISVETDIVVDHYKEEKFEESHPAAERLTEKESEDLLAWMRNALGSRVTGVKVTTRLDTHPAMITVLEMGAARHFLRMQQLAKTQEERAQLLQPTLEINTGHALIKKLNELKDSQPDLAQLLLDQIYENAMIAAGLNEDPRPMVSRLNELLTRILEKN, encoded by the exons ATGGCGGCGGCGTGGCGGCGGGGGCGGTgcctggcgctgctgctgcgCCCCGGGGCCAGGCCCGCAG CAAAAGGAGCAGCATGTCTCCAAAGACAAATACCCCGTCATTGGAGCCTCCGGTACAATGTTTCTGCCACCAGCATTTCTGCTTTCCGGATGTACAGCACGCAGACAGCGGAGAGCAAGGAAGAAGAGCCCCTGCACACCATCATCAGCAACACGGAGAACGTGAAAG GGGCAGCCTCTAAACATGAGTTTCAGGCTGAAACAAAGAAACTGCTGGACATCGTTGCCCGTTCCTTGTACTCAGAGAAGGAG GTATTTATCCGGGAGCTGATCTCCAATGGCAGCGATGCGCTGGAGAAACTGCGTCATCGGCTGATGGCAGAAGGGAAGGCCTTGCCAGAGATGGAGATCCATCTGCAGACAGACAGTGGAAAGGGAACCATCACGATCCAG gaCACAGGTATTGGGATGACCCAGGAAGAGCTGGTTTCTAACCTCGGTACCATTGCTCGATCAGGCTCAAAG GCTTTTCTAGATGCTCTGCAGAACCAAGCTGAAGCCAGTAGTAAAATCATCGGCCAGTTTGGAGTGGGTTTCTACTCAGCCTTCATGGTGGCCGATAAAGTGGAGGTGTTCTCACAGTCTGCAGAGCCGGGGAGCCCAGGCTACCACTGGTCATCGGACGG TTCAGGGATGTTTGAGATTGCAGAAGCATCTGGTGTCAGAACTGGGACTAAGATTATTATACATCTCAAAGAAGACTGCAAGGAGTTTGCAAATGAAGACCGAGTCAAGG AGGTAGTGACAAAATACAGCAACTTCATCAGCTTCCCACTGTATCTCAACGGGAGAAGAATTAACACGTTACAG GCACTCTGGATGCTGGACCCGAAGGACATTGGCGAGTGGCAGCATGAGGAGTTCTACCGCTTCATAGCACAGGCTTATGACAAGCCCCGCTACATCCTGCACTACAAGACCGACGCTCCCCTCAACATCCGCAGCATCTTCTACGTGCCCGAGCAA AAACCATCCATGTTTGACATCAGCAGGGAAATGGGCTCCAGTGTTGCCCTCTACAGCCGCAAAATTCTCATCCAAACCAAAGCTGCAGACATCCTGCCTAAGTGGCTGCGTTTTCTTCGAG GGGTTGTGGACAGTGAGGATATACCCCTGAACctcagcagggagctgctgcaggagagcGCCCTTATCAG GAAGCTCCGAGATGTTTTGCAGAAGAGAGTGATCAAGTTCTTCATTGACCAGAGCAAGAAGGACCCTGAGAAATATGCCAAATTCTTTGAGGACTACGGGGTTTTCATGAGAGAGGGGATTGTCACGATAGCAGAGCAGGATGTCAAG GAGGACATAGCAAAGTTGCTCCGTTATGAATCATCCGCCCTGCCCGCGGGCCAGCTGACCAGCCTGAACGACTACGCCTCCCGCATGAAGGCAGGGAGCAGAAACATCTACTACCTGTGTGCGCCCAATCGGCACCTGGCTGAGCACTCCCCGTACTTTGAGGccatgaagaaaaaggagatggaG GTCCTGTTCTGCTACGAGCAATTTGATGAGCTGACACTCTTGCACCTTCGGGAGTTTGACAAGAAGAAGCTGATCTCGGTGGAGACAGACATTGTTGTTGATCACTATAAGGAAGAGAAGTTTGAAGAGAGCCACCCAG CTGCAGAACGTCTGACAGAGAAAGAGTCTGAGGATCTGCTGGCCTGGATGAGAAATGCCTTAGGCTCTCGTGTCACTGGTGTTAAG GTGACTACACGGCTGGACACCCACCCCGCCATGATCACTGTGCTCGAGATGGGGGCTGCCCGCCACTTTCTTCGCATGCAGCAGCTGGCCAAGACCCAAGAGGAACgtgcccagctcctgcagcccacCCTGGAGATCAACACAGG GCATGCTTTGATTAAGAAGCTTAATGAGCTGAAGGACAGTCAGCCTGATCTGGCCCAGCTGTTGCTTGATCAG attTATGAAAATGCCATGATAGCAGCAGGACTGAATGAGGACCCCAGACCAATGGTGAGCCGGCTGAATGAACTCCTCACCAGAATCCTGGAGAAGAACTGA